In Scyliorhinus canicula chromosome 3, sScyCan1.1, whole genome shotgun sequence, the DNA window CGGAGCCCCGGCCGGGGCGGAGGGAATGCGCCGATTCCGAGAtggttggagttccccaaggtagaggaggacctggtagaggggctgggagaCCCCACTGGTGGAGGTaatggagggtatgggggcgatacaggcagggaaggccccgggcccagatgggttcccggtggatttctacaagaagttctctggggatctgggacccctgctggtaagggcatATACTGAGGGAAAGGGAGGAGCTTCCCCCTGCTTTATTGCAGGCTTCGCTATCcttaattttgaagaaggataaagTCCAAGAGCAGTGCGGTCCTACCGTCCgatatcactgctgaatgtggatgccaaactgctggcggcGAGCTTGGCCtcgcggattgaggactgtgtcccgggggtgataggggaagaccaaacAGGGTTCGTAAAGGGGAGATATTTGTCGGCTAATGTTAGGCAGTTGTTAAATGCATCAATGATGCCCCTGGAGAGACAGGAGGTGGAGGTTGCGGTcgcaatggacgtggagagggcgtttaaccgggtggaatgggagtatctGAGGGAAGTGCTGGGCCGGTTCGGGCAGGGGCTCAAGGACTGGGTCCGATTGCTGTCCAGGGCGCTGGTAGCGAGTGTAAGGATGAATCGGGTGAGTTTGAGGTACTGCGGGCCAAAcctgggacaaggcaggggtgtctacTCTCCcgattgctttttgccttggcaatagagccactggcaatgaaatgaaattaaaataaaaatcgcttattgtcacgagtaggcttcaaatgaagttactgtgacaagcccctagtcgccacattccggcgcctgttcgggaaggctgttacgggaatcgaaccatgctgctggcctgccttggtctgctttcaaagccagtgatttagcccagtgagcgaaacaatgcttagaatgtcaAGGAGTTGGAGAGAGATAGTGCGGGGCGAgtttggagcacagggtctcgctatatgtGGACAATCTGCTGCTTTACATATCGGATCCACTGGGAGGCCTTGGGGGATATCATGaatattttggaggaatttagcCGGTTTTCCGGATATAAGCTAAACATAGGGAAGAATGAGATCTTCCCAATCCAGGCCAGGggccaggagaggaggttgggtgaACAGCCGTTTAAAGTGGGGGTGAGTTTTAGgtttctgggcatccaggtggtacGGGGATGGGATCAACTGGATAAATTGAATTTGGTACGGTTGGCtgaaaagatgaggggggatttcaagaggtgggacagctcccgctatcactggtggGACGGATGCAGTCAGTGAAAATAACGTTACCCCCGAGGCTCTTATTTGtttttcagaacctcccgatctttattCCAAAGTTTACTTCAGGAAAATTAATGCTCTGAtttcagggtttgtgtgggcgaggAAATCTCCAAGGGTAAAGAAGATGCTTCTGGAGAGGGGGCGCTGGGcgagagggctggctttgccaaaCATAGTGAACGACTACTAGCCGGTGAATATAGCCATGGCTAGGAAGTggttggtgagggaggggtgggtatGGGAGCGGATGAAGGCAGCTTCTTTTAAGGTTACAAGTTGATGGCGCCTCTGCAGTTCTCGCCGACCAAGTACGCCACGAGcactgtggtggtggcggccctgcggGTGTGAGGTCAGTGGAGGCAGCATCGGAGGTTAGAGGGTGCCTcagtgtgggcaccgatctgtgggaatcatagatttgcgCCAGGGGGCTTAGATGCTAGGTTTTGGGGGTGGCGATGGTGGGGATTGAGTGGTTTGTTGGGCAGCTTTTCAGGTTTaaaggaattggaggaggagtATGAGCTGTCCAGTGGGAACAGGTTCtggtacttacaggtgcgggattatGTGTGGAAGCAGGTGCTGTCCTTTCCCGATCTGCCGCCccagggactacaggataaggtggtatCGAAAGCAGGACTGGGTGAGGGTAAGGTGTCCGAGATTTACAAGGtgttgatggactgggagggaaccCTGGTAGGAGAAGTTAaacagaagtgggaggaggagttgggggtggaaATGAAGGCTGGGTTGTGGctggaggctttgaggagggtgaatacatcctcgtcatgtgccaagcttagccttattcagtttaaggtaGTTCACAGGGTGTAAAtgacggtggccaggatgaggGGGTAGAGACAGGTGTGGgcagtgcgtgggggggggggggggggtccacgaaCCATGTCCACCATGTTTTGGATGTGTCTgaagctggagggattctggcaggggttgatCTACATTATGTCCGAGgtgctgaaggtgaaggtggccccgagcccagaagtggcgatttccggagtgtcggaggacccgggagacCAGGGAGTAagagaggccaatgtcttggcctttgcctcctgggcagcctggagacggatcttgttggaatggagggactcagGGCCCCAAAagccgggggtgtgggtgagtgacctggtggaGTTCCTTCGGCTAGAAAAAGTTAAGTTCACCTTAAGAGGAtcagtggaggggtttgcccggaggtgcaaaccgtttatcgacttcttcaaggatagtTAAGCTGTcagcggggaaggggaggggcggGTAAGGGGATTAAAATGGGGGAGGCAGGTGGGGCGGAAGGGAAtggcggggaggatgggcagttgggtattatttatttatttgttctgaGGTTTCCGGTTTGTTCTTATTCTGATTTTGGCTGTGTTCAATGTATATacaaaatgccttaataaaaatatttttttaaaagggtggcCTCCCTGAGTTCACCTGTGCTGGGCTGCATTGTGGTCTTGGGGAACTCTTTCGCTGATGGCCTCCAGCCAGCAGAAGTTTCAACATGGTTTTCCAAACAGGTAAGTGCACTTTGAACTCTTGTAATTCCAGCAAGCCATCACTTTCAAACAAGTGATTCCTTTtactcttgtgggtgagtccagaactcagGTACTGTTTTTAAAATTAGTAGATGCCCTCAGGACACATATGGGAACTATTGTCTCTCAGATGGTTGTCTGACTTTGGAACTCTCCGCCTCAGTAGGCAGTGGAGGTGGGGGTAATAGAATATTTTTCAtgtggaggtagatagattctatCAAAGGtcattgggggttggggggaataaggaatataaaacattaataaatcaaccatgatcttatttcatggcggaacaggctcgaggggccgaatggtctacttctgcttctatatcCTCTGTTCTTACGTTTTACGATAACTACTCACCATCGACAAACGCTTTCTCAGTCGAATTGGGTTCATTCATCCAGTGTACAGGCCCACTGCACTGATTACTGTCTGACTCTGCCACACACCATTCAACTATGTATCTATTTACAGTTGCATTGGGAGCCTTCCATTCCACCAGCAATCGCtcattatgtgcggcagcgtgaacctgtagtacaggtgggAGTTCTATACTCAAAACAAACACATTTAACATTAGAAAATTAtcttaatcataataataatctttattgtcacaagtaggcttacattaacgctgcaatgaagttactgtgaaaatcccctagtcgccacactttggtGCCGGTTCaagtaaacagagggagaattcagaatgtccaattcacctaacagctcgcctttcgggacttgtgggaggaaatcagagcacccggaggaaacccacgcagacacggggagagccaAGTTGATATTTGAATAATTGCTTGTACATCCACGCTGGATTTGTGCTCCTCCCATTGCctcatttaaataatttattacttTCCTGCTATATTTTTGGCCAGAGTCAGCTGGATCTGATTTTGCCTGGTCCCGGCCTGTGTCCTCTAGCTTATGGGATGGCTAAGTGAAGTTGGAACCTGGATCTAGGCCTACAAAGTCATCAGAAATGGGGTCATGGCAGGGGCTCCTCACTTCAGAAGTTCCCAAGCCTTAGGCTTTCAAAGGGCACATGACCTCCAGAGGATGGCTGATCAGACTCAACATCGCAAGCCCGCTAGCAGTCGTGAGGACCCCATGGGCGTTCAGACTGGGATCAAGGCCTGAACCTCACAGAAAAGACAAAGACACCTATAGGGTCCTTCCGGTAACCCAGCaccaccacctgccccacccacccgtgCCCTCCCCCATCAGACTTTCGAGAAGTGCTGCCGAGACAGAAATCAGAAGTCAAACCCGTTCCCATTTCTCAGACACATTTCAACAGAAATGAATGGACAGCTATCAAGTCACCCAGGGGCACTAAACTAATTGCCGCACAGAGTGGAGATTAATCTCTGACAATGTTTAGTTAGTATTGCACAACTTTACACTCCCTTAATAAATGGAATCATCAATTGGCATCTTTTATTTGTTACACCTACCTTCTGGATTTGCTGGGGGCACTATCAGCTGAGACTCAGGGGAGTTACCAACTGAGTTGTAGGCAGCAATCGTTATTATGTAGGATTCTCCAGAAAGAACACGACTATACTCTAGATCCGTACTGTTGATCCATGCCACTGCCTGACTTTTTCTTTCCTTTATCTGCAGTTGGTATCCTAAAATGATTCCATTAGCATCAGATGTGCTTAGTTCCTGcgtgtttaaatttaaattatatttaaatagtatacttttatttaatttgtacatCTGTTGAATAAATAAGCATCAGATAAATTAAAAGTATTATAGAGCCCGATAAAGGCAACTCAGACACAGGAAAGACATGGAAACACTTGCAGCAGGGCAAAAAAGGGCCATGAATACCAGGAGTTCAagttggtgtcatgtgagagtacctttaaggaatgggcattttaaaaatagaataactgtagtgggtgtacctttaagaaatgggtgtttattactgcagtgatgtcagagtgtgggtagagctgggctgtctgtcagcttttagtttcactttgagaaaagcttgggtgtgtctatgtttttttggtttcgtttcagtgttggagctgcagccagccaaagaatgtgtaatgttgttctctctgccttgtaaagactatctcttgatcatttggtgaatccagagtgataactgttctcagtagtgaatttaaacctgatgtgcttctgttacaagttttttaaaagtcttgtggatgttaaaaggaaagcttaaggattacttagcgttgtattctttgggggttgtatttgaagtaatggttgctaagatgttcactttatgttttagaaaggttaacttgagttcatagaataaacattgttttgcttaaaaaaatacttttcgatttctgctgtaccacacctgtagagtgggccgtgtgctccccataccacaatctagtaaaagtcatgggtcaggcgaactccatgatacactttggggttctctaaaccctggcctataacattGACAAGAGGAGCTTCTTCCCACAAAGAATGATTAATACTTAGATTGGATTTTCAGAGTGCTGGAGGTGAAAACCCTGGATTCATTTAAGATTCAATCGGATGCCTCAATGGCAGTGCTGGATGGGGTGGATGACGTAAGGTTGTTCTGGATGAATATACTAAAGTTCTCTGAATTATATTCCTCATTGATAAGTGATTGTAATCTTGTgattgcaaaatcttcaaataaaAACAAGTAGTCTATGTGGTCAGTGCTAAAATGTAGATTTGGATGTAGATATGGACATTTGGCtcattgaacctgctccaccgttcaatgtggtcatggctgattctCTATCTCAACACTATACTCCCACGCTCTCCCCATACCTTTGATGCTTTTAGTGACTAGAAATACCACCTCTACCAcccggaaggacaagggcagccgatgcatgggaacaccaccacctgaaagttcccctacAAGCTACACACTATCTTGACTTAgagatatatcaccattccttcactgtcatagaACCATAGGgtaaaaatcttggaactccctccacaACAGCTCTGTGAgtgaacctacaccacatggactgcagcggttcaagaaggcagccttcAAATGGTGCCAATATCTTCCCCATACGCCTGATGGGACAGATGGAGTCTCGGTTTAACTTCTTATCTGAAAGATGGAATTTCCAACAGTGCAGTCTGTCCATCTCCTAGTAATGCGCTAGTGTAATGGCCTAGATTACATGCTCAACTTTCTGCCGTGGGATTGAAGCCCACTAAATTCTGTATCGCAGACAAGTGGGGCTACCGCTGAGAGCCAGTCATCATTTCAATGGTTCATTTAAAGAACCAACAACTTTTAATTAGCCAGCTTAGTCTTATCTCTGAATCTATATTAAGGATTAAAGCTACCAGGGGTTAACTCATTGACCACTTTAAGGAGATATGATTTGTTGATAAGTAAGTGCACCATTAAGACCCTTGCAGGTTTTTATCCAAAAATAATCTGATGTTACTGTTTAAAGAAACCCATTGCCACATTAAGTTTGCAAGCTACAAAAACCGATGTCATCATTACCTTCCACATGATGAGTACTGGTCTACTTTGTGAATTTGGATTTTTATTTACGATCCAAAGGTCTGGCCCTTGAGCTGGTTCTAGGATTAAGAAGCATAAGAGAAGAACATTTTCAataaaatgttcaacaaaataATTTGTATACGCAAGACACAAGTGTCAAAGCGAGGGGGCCAATTTGTGCTCCTGCCTTGACCACTATGAGTGTATAATGGAAATTTAGGCGGatgattttctgaccaaaattTTAAATGGCGGAAAAGGCATATGGAGCATGGGTTTGAATTTCTGAAATGTGTAAGCAGCAGATGCGTATCGCTGTCAGGAATGCAAAATCAGGAAATAATCTCCAGGGTGAGTTAAGGCCATGGGAAAGTTTGAAAACTATGGGATGACTACATGCACAATCAGTGTCATGTTTCTATCTGAAAACCAACACAAGAGCATTATAAAGCAATATTTGACATTGAGACACATAGATGTTATTAGATCAGGTGACCAAgaacgagattctctggcctccgcGTGGTGTGTTTTCTGGTAGCAGGAGGCGGCACGTTGTTGGCAATTGGCGAGATCTTCTGGTCGcccctgctgtcaatgggatttcccagttaATCCACCCGATGCCTCTGGGAAACGTGCCGCAGCCAAACAGCCGGGAGATCTCATCCCAgaggtttggtcaaagaggttgttttttaggagtgtcttaaaggagggaaAGGAAGTGAGGCAGAAAGGGGTGGAGTGTCCCAGAACTTAGTGCCTTGACAGCTGAAAGTACAGCCACAAATGTTGGGATGATTAAAACCAGTGTTGTTCAACAGATGCTTTGGAGAGTTGTGGAGCTGGAGATAATTAAAGACATAGGGAGGGGAAAGGCCATCGGGCAAtttaaaaacaagaatgagaatgttTAAACCGGACCTTTGCTTAACTGTGAGCtgatgttggtcagtgaggacaggggtaagggatgaacgTGGGTTGGTGTGAGTTTtgaatgacctcaagtttacataCGGTAGAACCTGGGATGAtgccaggaatgtgatggaataatcaAACCTAAAAGTAACAACGGCATAGACAAGCGTTTAAGCACTGCTGAGCTGTGTTGGGCAATATTGTGGAGGTTTAAATCAGTGGCTTTAGCGATGTTGCAGATCAGTGGTCAGATGTTCAAATTGGGGTCAAATATGACCTCATCATTATGAATAGTCCGGTCAGCTTCAACTGCCAGGAGAGGGAAGAAGTTGATTGATGGGAATTAATTTTGTCATGGAGACACAAGTCAATGGCTTCAGTCTGCCAGCTTTGCCCCTTCCCCTTTCGGTTTTACTGGGAAGacttcactcttgctcaggttgagctTGTAACGTGGGAAGGCTCCAAACACTCTCAGCAGCTTCATTATCCCTTCCAAGCTGCTTTGCGGGTccaaggagcaggtcatctgcacagagtgagactctgctccctgtctcctcttcggattcccttccagTTTTTCACCATTCTGAGGGtgatcgccaacggctcgattgccagggcgagTAGGAGTGAGGACAGCGGGTATCCCTGCCTTGTGCtcatgtgcagctggaagtatttagagctggtagTTTTGGTCCATACGGGACTCACCATGGCAATCATCATGATAATTCACTTGCCTTATTTATGGTTAGTATAAAAGGTACTAAACTGTTCTGCTTATTAGATGCTACAAGATGTATCAAAACTGATAAATAACAACTGATGAATATCCAAAAGCTGCCGAGTTATGAATAAGAAATGGAAGGTGTGTTAGTCGGTGATCTTGTATCGTTGAGCAATCAGATCATCCAACTGTTAATTTATAAGAGGTCATTTTATCTGGGATGTCAGGGTGTGGGATGATAACATGGAAAGATATTAAAATCAATAAAGACTGTTAGGAAAGAGTTAAGTCCCCAGTATTTGGAATTggggttttaattgtttaatagattgCACTTATTGTTTAATAGACTTGCATCAATGTATAAAGGGGctacaggtggcactgtggtgGTGTTAGAAAAATAAACTTGGAGTTGAAGAAGGCAAAACTTGCTTTTGTGTTCCCATCGGAGCTTAACAGACTCTGCTACTGTTCACTAAACTGCTCTGTGAGATAAAATCAACCCCTTGTACAAAGTTCCGAGATAATAAATAGGACAGTAGGACAGGCTTTTGACCGGTCACAGTTATACCAACAGGAGTATAATGCTAATTCATTACTCAGTAGAGTATTGATGATtattctgatgaagagtcatattggactcgaaacgttaactctgtctctctctgcacagatgctgccagactggctgagtattcccagcattttaaGTATTGATGGTTCTTTGCAAAGAAAAATAGATCTCTGATTACAAGGCTAGGATGTTACCCAGTTTTCAGTGTTGAATTTCCAGTTGCATTATTATATAGCCAATGGACCTCTCGAGGCTTTAGAAGTGATGTGCAACCCCCTGACTCGCAAAACAAAAGAATTCACTAAAATTCTGGTTGCTTGTAAGATCTGCACAAATTCATTTCCAACGCATGCAAGTTCATTTGAGTGTTGCCAGTATGAACAGATTCTGTAATCTACGTACGATCTTCAGAAGTAGTTCCACTTTTCTCTGAACTCCAATCGCTCCAGTAACCTTTCCCATCTTGTCCCATGCAGCAAATTGCCACAATATACTTTGTGAATGGCTTCAGGCCTTTAATTGTAAAATCCTCTCGATGAGGCAATATTCCCTCTGGTCGAATCtaaggcaggaagaataaaaacttGTGTTGGTTGAAAGACATTTTATTTCTCATAGAGAGAAGCAGGTAGATCACCCAGTTGGAAGAAGGGGAAAGATACAAAACATAACTTtttcgtcactgtccgtgtggagtttgcacattctccccatgtctgcgtgggtttcacccccaaagatgtgcatgttaggtggattggccatggtaaattgccccttaattggaaaaaatatataattgggtactctaaattttttttaaacataacttTTTCATATTTTATACTCTTTCAACCATGACTTTTGATGCAAGTATAGATTCATCGCTAGTATAAAATAAAGGGGAGATTAACATTTAAGCCTTCACTTATTTAGAGCTTCAAAtgacgagattctctggcctctccgTGCTGTGTTTCCCGGCGGTTGGAGGTGGCCCACTTTTGAccagtggcgggatcttctggtcctgccgctgtcaatgggagatcccattgaatccaccccacgccactgggGGTGTGCCGTCGGCAGGACTagccggaagatctcgcccaaAGGTAAACAATAAGCCTACATACAAGTCCATAAATATCTCAAAAAAGACATTAAGCATTTCAGACTTTGAATAGTAATCAATTcagttttcttttaaattcaGCATTTGCATTGAATCCTTTCCCATTGATGCCCAGTTAAGTACCTGAATCCAGTCCACAGTCCCAGCCATTCGATATCGGAGGTGGTATTTTAGTGGAAAGATTATTGGCAATTTCCCAGGGTTTTCCCATTTCACAATCAACGATCTGCTCGATCCATGCCCGGGTTGTACAGATGTGATGAAAATGGGCTCAGGCTTTACTAAATAAAGTTAGTCCAAAAAATAATTATTAGATCTGTGAAATGGCGGTTATATCATGGATAAAACTTTGTATATAACCACAAGAAGTAATGTATTATAAtaattaaaatattaaataatGATTGCATTTTAATTCCTTTATTGTATCACATACAATATCACAATAATACACTTTAGAATGGTTCCCCATTACATGCAGTTCCAATGTTACCTGAATCCATTGCATCCAGTACTATGTGATCGGAATCAGTTTTTCCAAAATTGTTTTTTGCCTCCACCCAAATGGTATAATCAACATAATACCGAATATTTGGATAATAAATTGTGCATGAGTTCTTGGAGAGTTCTGGTATGCAGTTTTGTAAATGAAGTGAAGGAATGCTAAAACAAATGGAACAAGTGGACAGTAAAGAAACTGACAGACCTATGATACATTTTGGTACATTTTTTgatttctgccatttattttagaaATAACACATTTAATTTTGAGCACTGGAGAATAGATCGCTTTCTACCACTACTTTATTATTTACCATGTGCATGTATTACATTGAtacatatttttttctttttaaagtttACTCTAATTTCACATTGGTCCAGATTTTACCAGCCCAATGGCAACAGcctgggggaggcggtggcatagtgttattgtcattggactagtaatccagagaccagggtaatgctctggggtcccaggttcgaatcccaccatggaagatggtgaaatttaaattcaataagaatctggaattaaaagtctaatgatgaccatgaaactgttgccgattgtcataaaaacccatctggttcactaatgtcctttagtgaaggaaatttgCCACCCTTCCCCAGTCTGGCCTATATGCAAGTCTAGACCCACAGAGagatggggttgactcttaactggcatccactgaaatgacccagcaactcagttcgagggcaattagggatgggcaacaaatgctggaccagccagcgatgcgcacatcccaagaacaaattaaaaaaaacatgaagtGTTTACTTTGCCTGGGGAACACACCCACCTACCGGAGATAGGAAGCCAGTTTTTAATTGGCCGGTATTTTGTCAGCGTTAGAAAAGTCCCCGGCCACATGGGGAATCCACCGGCTGTATTGGGATGGCCTTCTAGTGCTttctgtgaggggagggggtttggaaggtgctgtttaatgTATGCTGGCCCATAAAATTAGAAAAAACAATACCCACAACAAATTTAACTGATACGTGGTCGGGACCAGTGTGCCGTGTCCTGGATTCCACCAACAGGTCATGTTTTTATCGTAATATGTTACGCAGGTCAAGTTTGTAGGCTTCTCAGGTGGTCCTGAAGAGAAAGGGAAGTTGATATTCAATAACCAATTAATGAATCTTATATTTTAATTGCAGGTGACAGACAAAAAAGATGAAACAATTAACTACAAGGCAAGAATTGCAATGTAATTATTACATGAGTTTATTTTACACATATAGAGTAAGTTTTCCTATCCCTGTACCTAAGTATGTGTCACCCTGTAACCTGCACTGTCTGGTCTCTGCATTCCTGTTGTGTTGCAATGGATCCTCCTATTCTGTGTGTCTGACCTGCTGAAGTTTGACAAATGCTTCCATTTAGTGCAGCTTTTTGGTAAATCAGCAGGCAATATTTAGCTAGGTTGTGGTGAGGTGGAGGATTGCATAGCTTGTGGCAGAGGAATGTGGTGATGTACCTTGCTTCCTGAGCAGCATTGATATCTGCTAGATTTGAACTAAGTTTGGATGAGCATGGTGCCTTGGGATGAAGGCGGCAGAGAAGGATATGACAGCTTGTGCCTCTCTTGAGTTTAACAAAGACACTTTAGCGACATTAGTTCTGTTCCCATTAAGCTGCAGCCAGAACGGTTTGATTGATCTTGCCATCTTTCACAGTTAGGACAGCAGTATCATGGCCGACCTTTAATAGGGGTCAGCTTGCTAATGTCTGGAGTGATTGCGTCAGTCCCCTGCCGCCCAAGGGGATTCTTTGCAAGGCAGAGGGAATTTGAGGCAACTAACATTTGAGGGCAGTCCTTCAGGCAGTAGCAAACGGTTAGTATGTTAAATCTAGTGGTATCACCCTTCTAAAGTGGAGTAAGGCTTGCAGGTAATTGCTGATAGTGGAGATGGAGATATGTACGGCAGGGTCCCGAGTTGATGCTGATCTTACCCTCATTTCAGTGCAAGTTATgtagccaatactttcaccaGGCAAACAGTGTGTTGGAAGAAAATTTGACAAGCCAGTATGATATCTTGCCTGCTCCTGTCAGGTCATTGAATTTTTTTCTAGCACTTGTCTACAGTTCTGGGACGTGAAACGTGCCATTGAGCACACATCACATTTTCTGTGGTTTCCTTCAACGGCCTCTCCACATTGTTTTTCTCCTTTGCAGCATTCAAAGAAAGTGCTGTTTTTCTTTGCCACCTTGAAATGCCCTATTTGCTTCTTCATGAGTTTCAACAAATCATCTACTGGAAGGCTTACTTTGAAAGTGTCACAAAATCTTGCACGCACCATTCAGTGCAACTAAAATTGATACAATAGGCTAGAGTCTCCATTCACCCAGTGCTTCTCGGCGGCGTGCTGTTCACtagcggcgggattctatcttcccaacgctcgtcaatgtgatttcccactgaagccaccccacgttgCTGGGAAACGCACGGGCAGGAGTATGCTGATGGCGaaactggagaatcccgacaacTGGAGAATTTCATCCATTGCGTCATCTTTCCATTCAAAAGTCCTATGTCAATCGCCCCTATGAATTGTTCAATATTAATTGTGTCCTCACCAGGTGATACTTGTCCATCAAACTTTTAATACAATTTTTCTATTACTGTAA includes these proteins:
- the LOC119962818 gene encoding interleukin-6 receptor subunit beta-like, with translation MGYRRNCVIWVTCLQFSVCLCSGPPEKPTNLTCVTYYDKNMTCWWNPGHGTLVPTTYQLNLFIPSLHLQNCIPELSKNSCTIYYPNIRYYVDYTIWVEAKNNFGKTDSDHIVLDAMDSVKPEPIFITSVQPGHGSSRSLIVKWENPGKLPIIFPLKYHLRYRMAGTVDWIQIRPEGILPHREDFTIKGLKPFTKYIVAICCMGQDGKGYWSDWSSEKSGTTSEDQPAQGPDLWIVNKNPNSQSRPVLIMWKELSTSDANGIILGYQLQIKERKSQAVAWINSTDLEYSRVLSGESYIITIAAYNSVGNSPESQLIVPPANPEELPPVLQVHAAAHNERLLVEWKAPNATVNRYIVEWCVAESDSNQCSGPVHWMNEPNSTEKAFVDENIVPFKRYQITVYPVYNEGPGTQLSIMAYLQQDSPACGPFVHLKETGKTEAELEWDEIPVNKQHGFITNYAIFYKPAGDNESYVTVGPASRKYTLLNLRSNTLYQVNVMASTAKGGTNGTVITFKTLIFAKWETAAIISSTCLVSLSIAILMLLVYFKNKIRTKSCQTLPDPADSHPYVNSLKYQIQHRLDAENLEKTSQKVSSTGQKQQSGDKNESRRICSGSAEDPTIMGSSSGQQTPTRVLRSNSTCLLLGPEETS